In Vreelandella piezotolerans, one genomic interval encodes:
- the ruvB gene encoding Holliday junction branch migration DNA helicase RuvB, whose protein sequence is MLEHDRLIAAEPEQGEVRIDHAIRPKHLKDYIGQPRVREQLEIFIGAARLREESLDHTLVFGPPGLGKTTLANIIATEMGVGLKSTSGPVLERAGDLAAMLTNLEPGDVLFIDEIHRLSPVVEEVLYPAMEDFQLDIMIGEGPAARSIKLDLPKFTLVGATTRAGLLTSPLRDRFGIVQRLEFYNLEELTEIVARSARLLGVETSREGAIEVARRSRGTPRIANRLLRRVRDYADIKGDGVVDVTLADAALNMLNVDHHGLDHMDRRLLLAMIDKFDGGPVGVDSLSAAIGEERDTIEDVIEPYLIQQGLMMRTPRGRVVTRQAWLHFDRVPHEHSINAEGERRP, encoded by the coding sequence ATGTTAGAACACGACCGATTAATTGCCGCCGAGCCCGAGCAAGGCGAAGTGCGCATCGACCATGCGATTCGTCCCAAGCACCTCAAGGATTATATTGGCCAGCCACGGGTGCGCGAGCAGTTGGAGATTTTCATTGGGGCGGCACGGCTGCGCGAGGAGAGTCTGGACCACACCCTGGTCTTCGGCCCGCCAGGGTTGGGCAAAACGACGCTCGCAAACATCATTGCCACCGAAATGGGCGTCGGGTTGAAATCGACGTCTGGTCCGGTGCTCGAGCGCGCCGGCGACCTTGCCGCCATGCTCACGAATCTCGAGCCTGGCGATGTGCTGTTCATCGATGAAATCCACCGCCTCTCTCCCGTGGTAGAGGAAGTTCTGTATCCGGCGATGGAGGATTTTCAACTCGATATCATGATCGGTGAAGGCCCCGCAGCGCGATCCATCAAGCTGGATCTCCCAAAGTTCACACTGGTAGGTGCCACGACACGAGCAGGACTGCTCACGTCTCCGCTACGCGACCGCTTTGGCATCGTGCAACGCCTCGAATTTTATAACCTCGAAGAGCTAACCGAAATCGTCGCGCGCTCCGCCCGTTTGCTTGGCGTGGAAACCAGCCGTGAAGGGGCCATCGAAGTCGCCCGGCGCTCTCGTGGGACGCCTCGTATTGCCAATCGGTTGCTGCGCAGGGTACGCGACTACGCCGACATCAAGGGCGACGGCGTGGTGGACGTGACGCTCGCCGATGCGGCACTCAATATGCTAAACGTCGATCATCACGGGTTGGATCATATGGACCGACGCCTGCTGCTGGCCATGATCGACAAGTTCGATGGCGGTCCGGTCGGGGTCGACTCACTGTCTGCCGCCATTGGCGAAGAGCGCGATACCATCGAAGACGTTATCGAGCCGTATTTGATTCAGCAAGGCCTAATGATGCGTACCCCCAGGGGACGCGTGGTTACCCGCCAAGCTTGGTTGCACTTCGACCGCGTGCCCCACGAGCATTCGATCAATGCCGAGGGAGAGCGTCGACCATGA
- the ruvA gene encoding Holliday junction branch migration protein RuvA produces MIGRLTGLLLEKQPPWMVVDVHGVGYELEASMNTFVALPAPGEQVMLYTHLTIRDDAHLLYGFGREHERALFRALIKVNGVGPKLALAILSGMDEDAFMRCVRDDDSKALTKLPGVGKKTAERLIIEMRDRFPDWEQGSHAPLALEATSGRAAPRDHLADAEAALVSLGYKLTEAAKMLADVDPNQSTEALIKAALTKRMSG; encoded by the coding sequence ATGATTGGACGTTTGACGGGCTTATTGCTGGAAAAACAGCCGCCGTGGATGGTGGTTGACGTTCACGGGGTAGGTTACGAGCTCGAAGCCTCAATGAACACCTTCGTGGCGCTGCCAGCCCCTGGCGAGCAGGTGATGCTATATACCCATCTGACAATACGTGACGATGCCCATTTGCTTTATGGCTTTGGACGCGAGCATGAACGGGCATTATTTCGTGCGCTAATCAAAGTCAACGGCGTCGGCCCCAAGCTTGCCTTGGCGATTCTATCCGGTATGGATGAAGACGCTTTTATGCGCTGCGTGCGAGACGACGACAGCAAAGCACTGACGAAGCTGCCAGGAGTGGGTAAAAAAACGGCGGAGCGTTTGATCATCGAAATGCGCGACCGCTTTCCGGATTGGGAGCAGGGCAGTCATGCTCCCCTCGCTTTAGAAGCTACCAGTGGACGAGCCGCGCCTAGAGACCATTTGGCAGACGCAGAAGCCGCTCTCGTCAGCCTGGGTTATAAGTTGACCGAGGCGGCCAAAATGCTCGCCGATGTTGATCCGAACCAGAGCACCGAAGCCCTCATCAAAGCCGCATTGACCAAGCGAATGTCTGGTTGA
- the ruvC gene encoding crossover junction endodeoxyribonuclease RuvC, whose protein sequence is MDERQPPATIRILGIDPGSRITGYGVIDLVGMKPRYVASGCIRTAEGALEQRLAQIYAGIGEVIGLHRPDAVAVERVFMAKNADSALKLGQARGAALVCLANHGLSIAEYAARQIKQAVTGQGGADKSQVQHMVTTLLGLSATPQADAADALAIALTHAYAGSALVMATPSRSKRRATGRWRL, encoded by the coding sequence ATGGACGAAAGACAGCCCCCTGCGACGATTAGAATTCTGGGGATCGATCCAGGTTCCAGGATCACCGGGTATGGAGTGATTGACCTAGTAGGGATGAAGCCACGCTATGTAGCCAGCGGCTGCATTCGAACGGCTGAGGGAGCGCTAGAGCAGCGCCTGGCTCAGATTTATGCAGGGATTGGCGAGGTGATAGGGCTTCATCGCCCCGATGCCGTCGCCGTCGAGCGGGTGTTTATGGCCAAAAATGCAGACTCCGCGCTGAAACTCGGTCAAGCCCGTGGAGCGGCGCTGGTCTGCCTAGCGAACCATGGATTAAGCATTGCCGAGTACGCAGCGCGGCAGATCAAACAGGCGGTAACCGGGCAAGGGGGAGCCGATAAAAGCCAAGTTCAGCACATGGTCACTACGCTGCTTGGCCTATCGGCCACCCCCCAAGCGGATGCTGCCGACGCGCTGGCGATTGCCTTGACGCACGCCTATGCAGGGAGTGCGCTCGTCATGGCGACGCCATCTCGCAGTAAACGCCGCGCTACCGGTCGTTGGCGGCTTTAG